A stretch of Synechococcus sp. MIT S9220 DNA encodes these proteins:
- the lexA gene encoding transcriptional repressor LexA, with translation MPVSAGSPEPLTTAQQELYDWLADYISCNHHSPSIRQMMQAMGLRSPAPVQSRLRHLQQKGWITWQEGQARTLQLLGGIASGIPVLGAVAAGGLVETFDDVQDRLDLAPVLETRGLFALTVNGDSMVDAHIADGDVVLMEPVVDAARLRQGTIVSALVPGSGTTLKHFHCDGLTVRLEAANPAYEPIELPADQVQVQGKLAAVWRQM, from the coding sequence TTGCCGGTGTCTGCTGGATCCCCCGAGCCGCTCACAACTGCTCAGCAAGAGCTCTACGACTGGCTTGCCGACTACATCAGTTGCAACCATCACAGCCCCTCGATTCGTCAGATGATGCAGGCCATGGGCCTGCGTTCACCAGCCCCTGTTCAGAGTCGTTTGCGCCATCTTCAGCAGAAAGGTTGGATCACCTGGCAGGAGGGTCAGGCGCGCACCCTTCAGTTGCTGGGAGGAATTGCTTCGGGTATCCCGGTACTTGGGGCTGTTGCGGCAGGTGGTCTGGTTGAGACCTTTGATGACGTTCAAGATCGATTGGATCTTGCTCCTGTTCTTGAAACCCGTGGTTTGTTCGCGCTCACGGTGAATGGTGACTCCATGGTGGATGCCCATATCGCTGACGGTGATGTGGTCCTGATGGAACCAGTCGTCGATGCTGCTCGTCTGCGCCAAGGAACGATCGTTAGTGCTTTGGTTCCGGGCAGTGGAACTACGCTGAAACATTTTCATTGCGACGGGCTCACGGTTCGGCTGGAAGCCGCGAACCCTGCCTACGAGCCGATCGAGTTGCCTGCTGATCAGGTGCAGGTTCAAGGGAAACTCGCAGCCGTATGGCGACAGATGTAG
- a CDS encoding VapE domain-containing protein: protein MRHLIKDLKLCVEAKKRLLKPAELCELWRNASCRLAFNELTQEVELDGRHLPIADIDEAYIGLSEVGYEANPKTAADTVLKVAREDCYHPVQRYFEDLEQDESIRPVDLSTFSADYFGTSDPLYDAMWAAALRGAVWRVFEPGCQFDFVLTLKGAQGIRKSSSFQALLPDPDWFTSSTHDQPKDMTVALHRVLITELAELENITGKRSTGALKNHITTRTDLCRVPYGRSYERLKRRSIMVASVNGDEFLRDHTGDRRFWVIDLGRHVVDTQRLSLDRDRIWKAALAQYRAGDRPCLQFAQQALSDRRNEAFRGENVYLSAVEERCLGKLKARSCGFDTRYAITESGVCEGRPIGQSDMRQMAKCLRELGFAQDRNPTKDSVTGRTRKWRWPGTDNTDAVKATCVVSTEST, encoded by the coding sequence GTGAGACATCTCATTAAAGATCTAAAGCTGTGCGTTGAAGCGAAAAAGCGGCTGCTGAAGCCAGCCGAGTTATGTGAGCTTTGGCGAAATGCCTCTTGTCGGCTCGCCTTCAATGAGCTGACTCAGGAGGTTGAGCTAGATGGCAGACATCTGCCGATTGCGGACATTGACGAGGCGTACATCGGTCTGTCTGAGGTTGGTTATGAGGCCAATCCCAAAACAGCTGCTGACACGGTTCTGAAGGTTGCACGGGAAGATTGTTATCACCCCGTGCAGAGGTATTTCGAGGACCTCGAACAGGACGAGTCAATTCGACCTGTAGACCTATCGACTTTCTCGGCGGATTACTTCGGGACTTCAGACCCGCTGTATGACGCGATGTGGGCTGCGGCTTTGCGAGGAGCTGTCTGGAGGGTGTTTGAACCAGGGTGTCAGTTCGACTTTGTTCTGACCTTGAAAGGGGCTCAGGGCATCCGTAAAAGCTCAAGTTTTCAAGCGCTCCTGCCCGACCCCGATTGGTTTACCTCATCCACGCATGACCAGCCGAAAGACATGACAGTGGCACTGCATCGTGTCTTGATTACGGAGCTTGCAGAGTTGGAAAACATCACCGGTAAAAGATCCACAGGGGCTCTCAAAAACCACATCACCACGAGGACAGATCTTTGTCGTGTGCCTTACGGGAGGTCTTATGAGCGCCTGAAGAGGCGTTCAATCATGGTCGCCTCAGTTAATGGCGATGAGTTTCTTCGGGATCACACAGGCGACCGTCGCTTTTGGGTCATTGATCTTGGTCGCCATGTCGTTGATACACAAAGGTTGAGCCTTGATCGGGACCGTATCTGGAAGGCCGCCCTTGCCCAATACAGAGCGGGGGATCGGCCTTGCCTGCAGTTTGCTCAGCAGGCTCTTAGTGATCGACGAAATGAAGCCTTCCGCGGCGAGAACGTCTACCTCTCAGCGGTGGAGGAGAGATGCCTCGGGAAGCTCAAGGCTCGTTCTTGTGGTTTTGACACTCGCTACGCCATCACTGAGTCAGGTGTCTGCGAAGGTCGTCCAATCGGCCAAAGCGACATGCGGCAGATGGCTAAATGCCTAAGAGAGTTGGGCTTTGCCCAGGATCGCAATCCCACCAAGGATTCAGTTACAGGTCGGACTCGAAAATGGCGCTGGCCTGGCACAGACAACACAGATGCCGTTAAGGCAACCTGTGTCGTTTCAACTGAGTCAACGTAA
- a CDS encoding carboxylesterase: MGSPESWQCTGAAELIAASPEPFSMQGGPITVVLLHGYTGAPAELFLLAEALHAQGFGVEAPLLVGHGTCLEDLMPVQPHQWLEQVDGVVDRLLDQGQRVVVAGLSLGSILAIQAGMRRPRVEAVIAYSPPIVSGDPRALIAPLLSLLLPSVPRPADDFVDPATAERLWKYPRWPSRCSVRVLGLIAATRRQLGNLHQPLLVMASTLDNVITRRGVELLQQRARSERVEVHWLEGSGHVITADAEWKTVADQTLIFLKDL, encoded by the coding sequence ATGGGTTCGCCAGAATCCTGGCAATGCACCGGTGCCGCTGAGTTGATCGCAGCTTCTCCTGAACCTTTCTCCATGCAGGGTGGGCCAATCACCGTTGTTCTCTTGCATGGCTACACCGGGGCCCCAGCGGAGCTGTTTCTATTGGCTGAGGCGTTGCATGCCCAGGGCTTTGGTGTGGAAGCGCCTCTGCTTGTCGGCCATGGAACCTGCCTTGAGGATTTGATGCCTGTTCAACCCCACCAGTGGTTGGAGCAGGTTGATGGCGTCGTTGACCGACTTCTAGATCAAGGCCAACGCGTTGTCGTTGCTGGCTTGTCTTTGGGTTCAATCCTCGCGATTCAGGCCGGAATGCGGCGTCCGCGTGTTGAAGCTGTGATTGCTTATTCCCCACCGATTGTGAGTGGCGATCCTCGAGCCCTGATTGCGCCGCTTTTGTCTCTACTGTTACCTTCGGTGCCTCGTCCTGCCGACGATTTCGTCGATCCTGCAACAGCTGAGCGTCTTTGGAAGTATCCGCGTTGGCCCAGTCGCTGCAGCGTGCGCGTGTTGGGTCTCATTGCCGCCACAAGGAGGCAGTTGGGGAATCTGCATCAACCCTTGCTGGTGATGGCCAGCACGCTCGACAACGTGATCACGCGTCGAGGTGTGGAGTTACTTCAGCAGCGAGCCAGATCTGAACGTGTGGAGGTGCACTGGTTGGAGGGCAGTGGCCACGTGATTACCGCAGATGCTGAGTGGAAAACGGTGGCTGATCAAACCCTGATTTTTTTGAAAGACCTTTAG
- a CDS encoding DUF3104 domain-containing protein: protein MSVDHGVYNSPESERPIFLDVAPGMTVIVKHDYLTGEKQDKEWWMGQVIHCGGAARDPSVHNLFQITDVDSDVIRWVNADLVTHILPSC, encoded by the coding sequence GTGTCTGTTGACCATGGGGTCTACAACTCACCAGAGTCAGAACGGCCCATCTTTTTGGATGTCGCTCCAGGCATGACGGTGATCGTCAAACACGATTACCTGACCGGTGAGAAGCAGGACAAGGAATGGTGGATGGGGCAGGTGATCCACTGCGGGGGAGCTGCCCGTGACCCAAGCGTCCACAACCTGTTCCAGATCACTGATGTGGATTCAGACGTGATCCGCTGGGTCAACGCTGATCTGGTGACGCACATCCTTCCGAGTTGCTGA
- a CDS encoding thermonuclease family protein, producing MLIAALASVFIACCYDGDTCTTSAGEQVRLACIDTPELLGKRADPVPAKAARDYLRALVVGKDVGIRRLTKDRYGRTVAELFVDGSNVQQQLVAAGHADIYWKYAHQCGWTR from the coding sequence ATGTTGATTGCTGCCCTTGCCTCTGTCTTCATTGCCTGCTGCTACGACGGCGACACCTGCACAACCAGCGCTGGTGAGCAGGTCCGGCTGGCCTGTATCGACACACCAGAACTGCTGGGTAAACGGGCCGACCCTGTTCCTGCCAAAGCAGCACGGGACTACCTGCGGGCGCTTGTCGTTGGAAAGGACGTGGGCATAAGGCGCCTTACCAAAGATCGTTATGGCCGCACGGTTGCTGAGCTGTTTGTAGATGGCTCAAACGTGCAACAGCAACTGGTCGCTGCTGGCCATGCAGACATCTATTGGAAGTACGCGCACCAATGCGGGTGGACAAGGTGA